From one Heterodontus francisci isolate sHetFra1 chromosome 17, sHetFra1.hap1, whole genome shotgun sequence genomic stretch:
- the LOC137379270 gene encoding zinc finger protein 3-like: MERLLWGNPDVLGGDCSGPVEPTANMEILNEAEMLVNDQPGSTETPGPSQQGPLLQDADSFQCFVCGKRFRWPCLLKKHLRVHTGEKPFECVECKKRFSKSSNLIRHQRFHRGEKPFECNVCTKRFSTCNDLKVHQRIHTGERPFECRVCTKRFYTSGHLIRHLQIHTD, encoded by the exons ATGGAAAGACTCTTGTGGGGAAATCCAG ATGTGCTAGGCGGAGATTGCTCAGGTCCTGTGGAACCAACAGCCAACATGGAAATCCTGAACGAAGCAGAAATGTTAGTAAATGATCAGCCTGGATCAACAGAGACTCCTGGACCCAGCCAGCAGGGGCCATTGCTTCAGGACGCAGACAGctttcagtgttttgtgtgtgGGAAGCGTTTCAGGTGGCCCTGCCTTTTGAAAAAACATCTGCGTGTTcacacaggagagaaaccttttgagTGTGTAGAGTGTAAGAAGCGATTTAGTAAATCCAGTAACTTGATAAGACATCAGCGATTTCACAGAGGAGAGAAACCGTTTGAGTGTAATGTTTGCACAAAGCGGTTTTCCACTTGCAACGACTTGAAAGTGCACCAGCGgattcacactggagagagaccgTTTGAATGTAGGGTGTGTACGAAGCGATTTTACACATCTGGTCACTTAATACGGCATCTGCAAATCCACACGGACTAG